The Leptospira koniambonensis sequence ATTTTTTTGACCCCATCCAAACCAACCAAAAGAGGAAGAGTGATCACACATTGTGCCTCTTTTCCGTATTCTCTCTGTAATTCTCTGCCCACTAGAAGATTGAATTTTTGGTCCGTTCCACCAAGTTCCACATCCGCTTCCATTTCTACGGAGTCGTAACCTTGCACAAGTGGATAGAGGAACTCAATCAGAGAGATGGATTGTCCGCTTTTGTATCTTTTGCTGAAATCGTCTCTTTCTAAAATTTGGGCCACGCTGTATTTAGAAGTGAGCACCAAAACATCTTCAAAATTCATCCCGGAACACCAACGGGAATTATATACAATCTTGGTCTTCTCCTTATCCAAAACCTTAAAAACTTGGCTTTGGTAGGTTTCTGAATTTTTGAGAACTTCTTCTTTAGAGAGTCTTTTTCTGGTTTCAGATTTGCCCGTAGGATCTCCGATCATCGCGGTAAAATCTCCTAGAAGGAAATTCACTTCATGACCCAGATCCTGGAAATGTCTCAATTTTCTGAGTAAAACGAAATGCCCCAAGTGAAGGTCTGGAGCTGTCGGGTCGAAACCGGCTTTGATTTTTAAGGACTTTTTTTTGGTAAGTTTGGAGGTAAGTTCCTCTTCGCTGATCAGGTCGACTGTCCCGCGTCGTATCAATTCGATTTGTTTTTTAGGTTCCATTTGGCTCTTTTATTGCAATTTCACCCACCGAAATCAGCCTGTAAAGCAGGAAGACCTTGTACATGCAAAAACACGATCGCAAAAGCCGGTTTGAAAAATTAAAAGAAGAACAATTCGACCTCTTGATTTTGGGGGGTGGAGCCACAGGAGCCGGGGCTGCCCTGGACGCGAGCCTACGCGGACTCAAAGTTGCACTTTTAGAAAAATCAGATTTTGCTTCTGGAACTTCTTCTCGTTCCACAAAACTCATCCACGGAGGGGTTCGCTACCTCGCCCAATTCCATTTCAAACTGATTCACGAGGCGCTCACAGAAAGACAAAGACTTCTGGACAATGCGCCTCACCTGGTCAAACCGCTTCCATTCATTCTTCCCACATACAAATTGTACGAAAAACCATATTACAGTATCGGAATGACGATGTATGATATCCTAGCTTGGAAAGGAAATCTGCCTTCCCATAAAAGAGTTTCCAAGGAAGAAGTTGAAAAAGATTTTCCTGCTCTCCAAACTAAGGGACTGACTGGCGGGATCTTATATTACGATTCTCAATTCAACGATGCAAGATTGAATGTGAACCTGGCTCGTGCTGCCTCCAAAGAAGGTGCTCTAGTACTGAACCAAACTGAACTTCTATCTTTCCAGAAGAAGGACGGCAAAATTACAGGTGGAAAAGTAAAGGATCTCTTAAGTGGCGAAACCTATAATGTAAAAGCAAAAGTTGTAGTGAACGCGACTGGGCCTTGGGTGGACGATATTCGTTTAAAAGATGATCCAAGAACTTACCGTGTACTCTCTCCAAGCCAAGGAATTCATTTAGTTTTCAAAAAAGAAACCATTCCTTGTAATACAGCACTCATCATTCCTAAAACAAAAGATGGACGAGTAGTATTTATCATTCCTTGGGAAGATCATGTGATCTTAGGAACCACAGACACTCCTATCCACGAAGTAAGCCAAGATCCACTTCCATTAGAATCAGAAGTGGAGTTCCTACTACAAACAGGTTCAGAATATTTAGCGAAACCGCTTCAAAGAAAAGAAATCATCTCCGTATTCTCAGGGATCAGACCTCTTATCTCACCAGAAGGAAACCAAGACACAAAAAGTATCTCCAGAGAAGAAGTGATCTTAGTTTCTTCCTCCGGGCTAATTACTATGGG is a genomic window containing:
- the tyrS gene encoding tyrosine--tRNA ligase; its protein translation is MEPKKQIELIRRGTVDLISEEELTSKLTKKKSLKIKAGFDPTAPDLHLGHFVLLRKLRHFQDLGHEVNFLLGDFTAMIGDPTGKSETRKRLSKEEVLKNSETYQSQVFKVLDKEKTKIVYNSRWCSGMNFEDVLVLTSKYSVAQILERDDFSKRYKSGQSISLIEFLYPLVQGYDSVEMEADVELGGTDQKFNLLVGRELQREYGKEAQCVITLPLLVGLDGVKKMSKSLGNYVGITEEPIDMFGKLMSISDELMWNYFELLTDLPMESVSERKKGIESGELHPKEVKTELAKLIMDQFSSSDANSEAIGEWNKVHNPKARAIPENIPETKLGPEFFQESETPQLIWVLAKLGFVPSTSEARRLVKSGGIYVDEEKLSDEKFTVTKNAEYLIRQGKKGKFIRLVS
- a CDS encoding glycerol-3-phosphate dehydrogenase/oxidase, translated to MQKHDRKSRFEKLKEEQFDLLILGGGATGAGAALDASLRGLKVALLEKSDFASGTSSRSTKLIHGGVRYLAQFHFKLIHEALTERQRLLDNAPHLVKPLPFILPTYKLYEKPYYSIGMTMYDILAWKGNLPSHKRVSKEEVEKDFPALQTKGLTGGILYYDSQFNDARLNVNLARAASKEGALVLNQTELLSFQKKDGKITGGKVKDLLSGETYNVKAKVVVNATGPWVDDIRLKDDPRTYRVLSPSQGIHLVFKKETIPCNTALIIPKTKDGRVVFIIPWEDHVILGTTDTPIHEVSQDPLPLESEVEFLLQTGSEYLAKPLQRKEIISVFSGIRPLISPEGNQDTKSISREEVILVSSSGLITMGGGKWSTYRKMSEDLIDRVSKEGGFEEFGPSRTAKYAFPGKVGYSENLYKEIQKMYKVSEASAKRLQNFYGGEVFIILGKKPTPLLKGIEYFQEEVEWFAKEEFALTVTDVLSRRFRIQFLDLKLSAKLATPVSKILAKQLGWKETIRKEKESEALELIESLRSTYNGKANK